ATTAATAAAGGGCATGTCTCTAAAATAGATTATGGTAAAATAAATGATAAACCTTTTTTCTGTACTTGCGGAATTGGTTTTGATGCTTTTGTGAGTTTAAAATTTGCCGCTGCCGGAAGAAGAGGAATTCTTACTTATCTTGAAAAAACATTGCATGAATGTCTTAAATATAAGCCTGAAACTTATGAATTAGAAAGTGATGATGCTAAAACAAAATATAAAGCTTTTTTAATAGCTTGTGGTAATGCATCCCAGTACGGAAACAATGCTTATATTGCTCCTCAAGCTTCACTTCAGGATGGACTTATGAATGTTACTATATTAGAACCATTTACGGTTTTGGATATTCCGTCTCTTGCTTTTCAGCTGTTTAATAAAACACTTGATCAGAACAGCCGGATTAAAACTTTTCAAAGCAAGAAAATTCATATACGTAGAACTCATCCAGGTGTTGTTCATTATGATGGTGACCCTGTTATAATGAATGAAGATATTAATATTGAAATTATTCCGAAAGGTTTATTTGTTATTGCCCCTGAGAAAGTGGGAAAAGAACCGAATGTATTGCAAAAAGCATCCGATTATTTCAGTGAATTAAGGCCAATTGGAGAGAATTTTGTTATAGATCTGGCACAAAAGAACAGGCAAATTATTGATAGAAATATTGAGTTTTTCAGAAGACTTACGAGGAAATGAGTTTGTTTCTTTTTATTATCCTTTGATTACATATTCAAATAATACTCTTTAGTAAGCGATATATAGTCTTCGCTGTACTTATGCCTGGACAATTCAATTACTAATTCATCAGTTTTAGTGCATATTGTTTCGTTGAAGGACAAAGTAATTAGTACTCTCTTTGGAGCACTATCCGGTTTCGGTATTATATTGGTCTGCTTTATAGTATAGAGACTAAATTCTTCTGCAATTTTCTTTAGATTATCCAGGTTATCGGATGGAATAATCATTGAGAATTCCCCATTTACTGATAGTAGCTCCGAGGCTCCTTTAATCAGTTCATGATATGAAAGTTCATTTGTGTGACGAGCTGTACTTCGTTTTAAATCCGGCGATAAAAGAGAGTTTGAGAAATATGGAGGATTAGAAACAATTAAATCAAATTTTTCATCACAAGTATATGTCTTAAAATCAGTGTGTTGAACTGAAATTCTTTCTTTCCACGGAGATTTATCCTTATTTTCTACAGCCTGAGCAGCAGCATTTTCGTCAATTTCTAAAGCTACAACATCAGCCGTACATCGTTGTGCAATCATTAATGCAACTAAGCCTGTGCCGGTACCAATATCAAGTACCGAATTTACATTGCAGATATTGGCCCATGCTCCTAAAAGAACCCCGTCAGTTCCTACTTTCATAGCACATTTATCGTGCCATACAGTAAATTGTTTGAATTGAAAATATTGATTAGACATTCCTGAAAATAAGTTTTCGGCAAAAATAGATATTTAAAATAGTTTTTTGGTTTATTTGTAGTATAATTTAGCATTTATACAGTTCTTTTCTTTCATCTGAGTTTTATTTTTAATAAAGAATAGATTACCTTTGCACTCGGTTTTGACTATTGAAAGATATAACCACGAATAACAAGTGAAATGATTAAAAAAAGATACTTAAGCGAAATGGAAGACTCAAATGATAATGGTTTCTCATTTATTGCAGATTTTGATGGTAATGAGGAGCAGATGTTTGATATCAAAGTGGATGACAGCCTTCCTGTCTTACCTCTTCGAAATATGGTGCTATTCCCAGGTGTTGTTTTGCCAATATCTGTGGGTAGAAAATCGTCTCTGAAACTTGTAAATGATGCATATAAAAATAATGCTTATATAGCAGTAGTTTGCCAAAAAACAGCTGAAACTGAAAACCCTGATTTTGAAGATCTTCATACAGTTGGAACAATTGGCAAAATTGTTCGTGTTCTTGAAATGCCAGATCAGTCAACAACGGTAATTCTTCAAGGGATGAGACGTTTTGAACTGGAAGGCTTGACTGAAAC
This sequence is a window from uncultured Bacteroides sp.. Protein-coding genes within it:
- a CDS encoding diacylglycerol kinase family protein, whose amino-acid sequence is MNERKKILFIVNPISGTQNKKLILSQLQERIDQNKYEIEVRYTERAGHAEEIAAQAASEGVYCVTAIGGDGTINEIGRSLIHTNTILGIIPCGSGNGLARHLRIPMDSRKAIDIINKGHVSKIDYGKINDKPFFCTCGIGFDAFVSLKFAAAGRRGILTYLEKTLHECLKYKPETYELESDDAKTKYKAFLIACGNASQYGNNAYIAPQASLQDGLMNVTILEPFTVLDIPSLAFQLFNKTLDQNSRIKTFQSKKIHIRRTHPGVVHYDGDPVIMNEDINIEIIPKGLFVIAPEKVGKEPNVLQKASDYFSELRPIGENFVIDLAQKNRQIIDRNIEFFRRLTRK
- a CDS encoding methyltransferase, which translates into the protein MSNQYFQFKQFTVWHDKCAMKVGTDGVLLGAWANICNVNSVLDIGTGTGLVALMIAQRCTADVVALEIDENAAAQAVENKDKSPWKERISVQHTDFKTYTCDEKFDLIVSNPPYFSNSLLSPDLKRSTARHTNELSYHELIKGASELLSVNGEFSMIIPSDNLDNLKKIAEEFSLYTIKQTNIIPKPDSAPKRVLITLSFNETICTKTDELVIELSRHKYSEDYISLTKEYYLNM